A single Oryza brachyantha chromosome 8, ObraRS2, whole genome shotgun sequence DNA region contains:
- the LOC107303881 gene encoding uncharacterized protein LOC107303881 isoform X1, protein MARKKRLNIVHGSCHHGNGEGSSSGQSLPQVEPPQPYEDEVIHVEQQDDEPLNMPAEEVKKRKGTTLRYVWDLPPGRRVVVKCNKLGQPIGEEGGLLGQFLGTLARNGAYCPLDKMTWRNIKADEGDLTILQFVQTKFLYPPSCVQWILKSIGRDWRRYKAVLKKKYFNPKKKRSALYKLCPDDVEKDQWIPLIKYWKSEKGKALSEKNKRSRSMLQNPHSAGTKSYARWSEDMRQDDPNKKQPHRAKVYLATHKKKDKDKNQHVVTLENLIDEQPELAQNEQGRVAWEGDALNKVLGKEKPGQVHGMGLLPVPKQVYARTSHHLKNINITTVNDPSSDEETHVRGEVGELKKLVKTLGQRIDELENKGTSNGNSEPPMATSQRTFDDGIEEGVVRTNRKRVQCSTPDQDDSMSNQRIISMNKRRCEDQQNMQHDNILDLCGKKHQEADNTIGSPHQDDFSSQPHLVHDLRREMNKKKHRNLEKFAKTTKKQETQKKTAHHMAQNRVHSSSMKVGTTIILITAKYPNKETVAYATYLSSNPRDKVDGVLRLVTSSLKWLSIIHLRKMRSS, encoded by the exons ATGGCTAGAAAGAAACGGTTGAACATAGTACATGGTAGTTGTCACCATGGAAATGGAGAGGGAAGTAGCAGCGGACAATCATTGCCACAAGTCGAGCCTCCTCAACCATATGAAGATGAGGTGATTCATGTTGAGCAGCAAGATGATGAGCCTCTCAACATGCCTG CTGAAGAGGTGAAGAAGCGCAAGGGGACTACCTTGCGATATGTTTGGGATCTTCCACCTGGACGACGCGTAGTTGTAAAATGCAACAAATTAGGGCAACCTATCGGGGAAGAAGGTGGATTGCTAGGACAGTTTTTGGGCACATTAGCAAGAAATGGAGCTTACTGTCCATTAGATAAGATGACATGGAGAAATATCAAAGCAGATGAAGGAGATTTAACAATACTACAATTTGTACAG ACAAAGTTCCTGTACCCTCCATCATGCGTTCAATGGATACTGAAATCAATTGGAAGAGATTGGAGGCGATACAAGGCTGtactaaaaaagaaatattttaatccaaagaAGAAGCGTTCTGCTCTGTATAAATTGTGTCCAGACGATGTAGAAAAAGACCAATGGATTCCACTTATCAAATATTGGAAGtcagaaaaaggaaag GCCCTCAgtgaaaagaacaaaagaagtCGTTCAATGTTACAGAACCCTCACTCAGCAGGGACAAAGAGTTATGCTCGTTGGTCCGAGGACATG AGACAAGATGATCCAAATAAGAAACAGCCACATAGAGCAAAGGTTTACTTAGCAActcacaaaaaaaaggataaagataaaaatcaaCATGTG GTCACATTGGAGAATCTCATCGATGAACAACCAGAGTTGGCACAAAATGAGCAAGGAAGAGTTGCATGGGAAGGTGATGcactaaataaagtattgggaaaagaaaaacctgGACAAGTGCATGGAATGGGATTACTTCCTGTTCCTAAACAGGTTTATGCTCGTACATCACATCATCTCAAGAACATAAATATCACTACGGTGAATGACCCATCATCGGATGAAGAGACACATGTTAGAGGGGAAGTGggggaattaaaaaaattagtcaaaaCGCTAGGTCAGCGTATTGATGAGCTGGAAAACAAAGGAACAAGCAATGGGAATAGTGAACCACCTATg GCAACATCTCAAAGAACTTTTGATGATGGTATTGAAGAGGGAGTAGTACGGACTAATAGAAAG AGGGTTCAATGCAGTACACCTGATCAAGACGACTCAATGAGTAATCAAAGAATTATATCAATG AACAAAAGAAGATGTGAGGATCAGCAAAATATGCAACATGATAATATTCTAGATCTTTGTGGCAAAAAG CATCAGGAGGCTGATAACACCATAGGATCACCACATCAAGATGATTTCTCATCACAACCACACCTTGTTCATGATCTTCGGCGGGAG atgaataaaaagaaGCATCGGAATTTAGAGAAATTTGCAAAGACTACGAAAAAACAAGAAACTCAGAAGAAGACTGCACATCACATGGCCCAAAATAGGGTGCATTCTTCTTCAATGAAG GTTGGTACCACAATAATCTTAATCACCGCAAAATATCCTAACAAAGAAACTGTGGCATATGCTACTTATTTGAGTAGTAACCCAAGAGACAAAGTGGATGGTGTTTTGAGATTGGTAACGAGTTCACTAAAGTGGTTGTCAATCATCCACTTAAGGAAGATGAGGAGCTCGTAA
- the LOC107303881 gene encoding uncharacterized protein LOC107303881 isoform X2, with amino-acid sequence MARKKRLNIVHGSCHHGNGEGSSSGQSLPQVEPPQPYEDEVIHVEQQDDEPLNMPAEEVKKRKGTTLRYVWDLPPGRRVVVKCNKLGQPIGEEGGLLGQFLGTLARNGAYCPLDKMTWRNIKADEGDLTILQFVQTKFLYPPSCVQWILKSIGRDWRRYKAVLKKKYFNPKKKRSALYKLCPDDVEKDQWIPLIKYWKSEKGKALSEKNKRSRSMLQNPHSAGTKSYARWSEDMRQDDPNKKQPHRAKVYLATHKKKDKDKNQHVVTLENLIDEQPELAQNEQGRVAWEGDALNKVLGKEKPGQVHGMGLLPVPKQVYARTSHHLKNINITTVNDPSSDEETHVRGEVGELKKLVKTLGQRIDELENKGTSNGNSEPPMATSQRTFDDGIEEGVVRTNRKRVQCSTPDQDDSMSNQRIISMNKRRCEDQQNMQHDNILDLCGKKEADNTIGSPHQDDFSSQPHLVHDLRREMNKKKHRNLEKFAKTTKKQETQKKTAHHMAQNRVHSSSMKVGTTIILITAKYPNKETVAYATYLSSNPRDKVDGVLRLVTSSLKWLSIIHLRKMRSS; translated from the exons ATGGCTAGAAAGAAACGGTTGAACATAGTACATGGTAGTTGTCACCATGGAAATGGAGAGGGAAGTAGCAGCGGACAATCATTGCCACAAGTCGAGCCTCCTCAACCATATGAAGATGAGGTGATTCATGTTGAGCAGCAAGATGATGAGCCTCTCAACATGCCTG CTGAAGAGGTGAAGAAGCGCAAGGGGACTACCTTGCGATATGTTTGGGATCTTCCACCTGGACGACGCGTAGTTGTAAAATGCAACAAATTAGGGCAACCTATCGGGGAAGAAGGTGGATTGCTAGGACAGTTTTTGGGCACATTAGCAAGAAATGGAGCTTACTGTCCATTAGATAAGATGACATGGAGAAATATCAAAGCAGATGAAGGAGATTTAACAATACTACAATTTGTACAG ACAAAGTTCCTGTACCCTCCATCATGCGTTCAATGGATACTGAAATCAATTGGAAGAGATTGGAGGCGATACAAGGCTGtactaaaaaagaaatattttaatccaaagaAGAAGCGTTCTGCTCTGTATAAATTGTGTCCAGACGATGTAGAAAAAGACCAATGGATTCCACTTATCAAATATTGGAAGtcagaaaaaggaaag GCCCTCAgtgaaaagaacaaaagaagtCGTTCAATGTTACAGAACCCTCACTCAGCAGGGACAAAGAGTTATGCTCGTTGGTCCGAGGACATG AGACAAGATGATCCAAATAAGAAACAGCCACATAGAGCAAAGGTTTACTTAGCAActcacaaaaaaaaggataaagataaaaatcaaCATGTG GTCACATTGGAGAATCTCATCGATGAACAACCAGAGTTGGCACAAAATGAGCAAGGAAGAGTTGCATGGGAAGGTGATGcactaaataaagtattgggaaaagaaaaacctgGACAAGTGCATGGAATGGGATTACTTCCTGTTCCTAAACAGGTTTATGCTCGTACATCACATCATCTCAAGAACATAAATATCACTACGGTGAATGACCCATCATCGGATGAAGAGACACATGTTAGAGGGGAAGTGggggaattaaaaaaattagtcaaaaCGCTAGGTCAGCGTATTGATGAGCTGGAAAACAAAGGAACAAGCAATGGGAATAGTGAACCACCTATg GCAACATCTCAAAGAACTTTTGATGATGGTATTGAAGAGGGAGTAGTACGGACTAATAGAAAG AGGGTTCAATGCAGTACACCTGATCAAGACGACTCAATGAGTAATCAAAGAATTATATCAATG AACAAAAGAAGATGTGAGGATCAGCAAAATATGCAACATGATAATATTCTAGATCTTTGTGGCAAAAAG GAGGCTGATAACACCATAGGATCACCACATCAAGATGATTTCTCATCACAACCACACCTTGTTCATGATCTTCGGCGGGAG atgaataaaaagaaGCATCGGAATTTAGAGAAATTTGCAAAGACTACGAAAAAACAAGAAACTCAGAAGAAGACTGCACATCACATGGCCCAAAATAGGGTGCATTCTTCTTCAATGAAG GTTGGTACCACAATAATCTTAATCACCGCAAAATATCCTAACAAAGAAACTGTGGCATATGCTACTTATTTGAGTAGTAACCCAAGAGACAAAGTGGATGGTGTTTTGAGATTGGTAACGAGTTCACTAAAGTGGTTGTCAATCATCCACTTAAGGAAGATGAGGAGCTCGTAA
- the LOC107303881 gene encoding uncharacterized protein LOC107303881 isoform X3, with protein MARKKRLNIVHGSCHHGNGEGSSSGQSLPQVEPPQPYEDEVIHVEQQDDEPLNMPAEEVKKRKGTTLRYVWDLPPGRRVVVKCNKLGQPIGEEGGLLGQFLGTLARNGAYCPLDKMTWRNIKADEGDLTILQFVQTKFLYPPSCVQWILKSIGRDWRRYKAVLKKKYFNPKKKRSALYKLCPDDVEKDQWIPLIKYWKSEKGKALSEKNKRSRSMLQNPHSAGTKSYARWSEDMRQDDPNKKQPHRAKVYLATHKKKDKDKNQHVVTLENLIDEQPELAQNEQGRVAWEGDALNKVLGKEKPGQVHGMGLLPVPKQVYARTSHHLKNINITTVNDPSSDEETHVRGEVGELKKLVKTLGQRIDELENKGTSNGNSEPPMATSQRTFDDGIEEGVVRTNRKRVQCSTPDQDDSMSNQRIISMNKRRCEDQQNMQHDNILDLCGKKMNKKKHRNLEKFAKTTKKQETQKKTAHHMAQNRVHSSSMKVGTTIILITAKYPNKETVAYATYLSSNPRDKVDGVLRLVTSSLKWLSIIHLRKMRSS; from the exons ATGGCTAGAAAGAAACGGTTGAACATAGTACATGGTAGTTGTCACCATGGAAATGGAGAGGGAAGTAGCAGCGGACAATCATTGCCACAAGTCGAGCCTCCTCAACCATATGAAGATGAGGTGATTCATGTTGAGCAGCAAGATGATGAGCCTCTCAACATGCCTG CTGAAGAGGTGAAGAAGCGCAAGGGGACTACCTTGCGATATGTTTGGGATCTTCCACCTGGACGACGCGTAGTTGTAAAATGCAACAAATTAGGGCAACCTATCGGGGAAGAAGGTGGATTGCTAGGACAGTTTTTGGGCACATTAGCAAGAAATGGAGCTTACTGTCCATTAGATAAGATGACATGGAGAAATATCAAAGCAGATGAAGGAGATTTAACAATACTACAATTTGTACAG ACAAAGTTCCTGTACCCTCCATCATGCGTTCAATGGATACTGAAATCAATTGGAAGAGATTGGAGGCGATACAAGGCTGtactaaaaaagaaatattttaatccaaagaAGAAGCGTTCTGCTCTGTATAAATTGTGTCCAGACGATGTAGAAAAAGACCAATGGATTCCACTTATCAAATATTGGAAGtcagaaaaaggaaag GCCCTCAgtgaaaagaacaaaagaagtCGTTCAATGTTACAGAACCCTCACTCAGCAGGGACAAAGAGTTATGCTCGTTGGTCCGAGGACATG AGACAAGATGATCCAAATAAGAAACAGCCACATAGAGCAAAGGTTTACTTAGCAActcacaaaaaaaaggataaagataaaaatcaaCATGTG GTCACATTGGAGAATCTCATCGATGAACAACCAGAGTTGGCACAAAATGAGCAAGGAAGAGTTGCATGGGAAGGTGATGcactaaataaagtattgggaaaagaaaaacctgGACAAGTGCATGGAATGGGATTACTTCCTGTTCCTAAACAGGTTTATGCTCGTACATCACATCATCTCAAGAACATAAATATCACTACGGTGAATGACCCATCATCGGATGAAGAGACACATGTTAGAGGGGAAGTGggggaattaaaaaaattagtcaaaaCGCTAGGTCAGCGTATTGATGAGCTGGAAAACAAAGGAACAAGCAATGGGAATAGTGAACCACCTATg GCAACATCTCAAAGAACTTTTGATGATGGTATTGAAGAGGGAGTAGTACGGACTAATAGAAAG AGGGTTCAATGCAGTACACCTGATCAAGACGACTCAATGAGTAATCAAAGAATTATATCAATG AACAAAAGAAGATGTGAGGATCAGCAAAATATGCAACATGATAATATTCTAGATCTTTGTGGCAAAAAG atgaataaaaagaaGCATCGGAATTTAGAGAAATTTGCAAAGACTACGAAAAAACAAGAAACTCAGAAGAAGACTGCACATCACATGGCCCAAAATAGGGTGCATTCTTCTTCAATGAAG GTTGGTACCACAATAATCTTAATCACCGCAAAATATCCTAACAAAGAAACTGTGGCATATGCTACTTATTTGAGTAGTAACCCAAGAGACAAAGTGGATGGTGTTTTGAGATTGGTAACGAGTTCACTAAAGTGGTTGTCAATCATCCACTTAAGGAAGATGAGGAGCTCGTAA